The Puntigrus tetrazona isolate hp1 unplaced genomic scaffold, ASM1883169v1 S000000148, whole genome shotgun sequence region TAAAAGATGTTTCGTTTAATTCTGTGCCGTTAGGCTGTACGTTCAAAACTCAGTATGGCCAAAAAGACATGGAGagacatattttaacacatACTGGTAAGTCATTTCATCTCTACTTTGCACTCTTTATCGTTATCGGATGACGccaaatgaatattaaaatgctaatctCTGACTCTTTTCTTCAGGTGAGAGGCCTTTCGAATGTGAACTCTGCCATAAACGCTTCAGTCGGCGCGATAAGCTGAATCTCCACAGCCGTTTGCACACAGGAGAGAAACCGCACAAGTGTAAGTACTGTTCGAACGCGGCGGCCGACAGCAGTAGCCTGAAGAAGCATCTTCGCATCCACTATGATGAGCGACCCTTTAAGTGTCAGATATGCCCCTACGCCAGCCGTAACTCCAGCCAGCTGACCGTTCACCTCCGATCTCACACAGGTGAGGCACTGACAGACACGGAGTATGTCCGGGGGTGTAGGAAATACGTTAAACGTTTGGGGTCAGTTAGATATTTTGTAAGAAAGTAATATTTCTATCAAGGAAGGATGCATTGAACTGGCCAGTTAAACCcgtataaaaaatattagatgcaaataaaaactgttctCTTATGCATTTTGTAGCATTCGCCTGAAACTGAAGCTCCTGAAAAAGTATGCCAGAAACTCAAAAGACCCGATAGTTTTGCgatatttgttttaatcattttaaatagtgaCTGCATAAGACATTTACggtgtttcaaaatatttcaattactATTCATGAAAGGATCCTGATGTTTTCCACGAAAGCATCAAGCAAcagcaactgtttttaacatgaaCGATAGTGATAGTAGTGTTTCTTGAGTACCAATTGAGAAtgatcgtgtgacactaaagacgggagtaatgatgctgaaaattcatctttgaatATTTAGagtgcattaaaatagaaatcaatcGAAATGGCATAAGATATACTATATAAGTTATACcaacccatatatatatatatatatatatatatatatatatatatatatatatatatatatatatatatatacacatacacatatatacatacatacataaatatacagtgtgtgtgtgtgtgtgtatatatatatatatgtatatgtatatatatatatgtatatgtatatatatataatgtatatatatgtgtatatgtatatatatgtgtatatatatgtatatatatatatatatatatatatatatatatatatgtatatatgtgtatatatatatgtatatatgtgtatatatatgtatatatatatgtgtatatgtatatatatatatatatatatatatatatatatatatatatataatgtatatgtgtatatatatatgtatatgtgtatatatatgtgtgtatatatatatatgtatatgtgtataaacaCGCTAGCATTTTATACAAGTAATGCAggttttatacaaaaaataaaactggttTTCCTGTTTTTAGTTATCAAAGCCAAACAGCTCATCTTTACCATGctatgaaaactaaaaacactCAAATATATGGGTTTTGCCCAGAATATGCAGACAGtatcaaaatataattgtaCATCAGTGCATTTACTTGATAAGCATGAATCATGAATGGTTGAGCAGAACAAGCTGTGGAAACTGATATATTTACTCCACGCTCCTTAATGTTTCCTCAGGTGACGCCCCGTTCCAGTGCAATCAGTGCGATGCCAAATTCAAGATCAACTCCGACCTGAAGCGCCACACTCGGGTGCACTCCGGCGAGAAGCCTTATAAGTGCGAGCTCTGTGAGTACCGCTGTGCCATGAAGGCCAATTTAAAATCCCACGTGCAGCTGAAACACAGCGCCTCCGACTCCTTCCGCTGCTCGAAATGCGACTTTCAGTGCTCCACCAAAGCCGCCCTGCGACACCATTCCCGCCAGCACCAGCCGGCCCAGCCTCTGCAGTGCAGCGAGTGCAGTTACTCCTGCTCCAGCAAGGGGGCGCTCAAGATCCACGAGCGCGTGCACTCGGACGAGCGGCCCTTTAAATGCGAGCACTGTTCGTTTGCTAGTAAGCAGCGGAGTAATTTGTTAATACACCGGAGGAAGTATCACGCTGATAAGCCGGATAGGCAGGGACGTGGAAGCGGGATGGGGGAGGAGCCGCCGAAACCGCTTAGCTCGCGTTATCGGGCGAGGCTGGAAGCGGCGCGGGCGTTTCGTTGCGACCTATGCGAGGCTTCGTTCGTCAGGGAGGATTCTCTTCGCAGCCACAAGAGGCAGCATAACAGCAACGTGCAACAACAAAGTCAGACTGTGACTTCCGTCGCAACCAACACGTCGTCTTCCTACAGCACCGCGCACCTTAAGATTATCATGGCGCCATCTATAGGACCGGAGGCTACTTTCGTCCAAGCTTCCGCTGGAAAGCCTGCGACCGTTCTGCTCGGCCCGGAGGATCACGACATGCTTTTGAACCCCGTGATACAGCACGTCAACATGCTAGCGCCGGAGTCCGGCCTCGAGCACCAGACGGTTTTGCTCGCTCAAATCGACTCCGGCGAAAGCGTCTCTCAAAGCGGTACGCAAAACTTCCTCGCCTCCTGTTCTGCATCCGCTTCCGACGGCACGCACACCTTCATCACGTCCTGCTCTGACCTGGAGAGCCTCCACAAGCTCATCCAGGAGGGCGGGACTGAGGTCACCGTGGTTACGGAGGGCACCCCGGCGATCGCCGCCTCGAAAGAACCCGCGAACATCGACGGCTCCTCGTCTCAGGAAGCGTCTAAGCGCGCTGAAGATAGTTTAGACATGGGTCCACCAGAAACCATTCTCGTTCAGAGCCTGCCTCTGGCGATTTCAACCCAGGACCAACAGGCTAACAAGTACCATCTGTCTCCACACCATTTATTTTCGGACTCCGGTACGGTGGACATCAGTGATTCGTAGTTACGCCAATGCCGAGTTTCACTGTGATACAGACGTTGTACGCCATATTGAATTTAACGCGGATGAAAAACGCGGCTGTGAGGAATGCACTTGCAGTTTTACATTTCCATGCACTGTAAAAACTTCCTAAGTTGTGTCATTTTCACAACTTTACAGCTGATTCATGTAGTTCTTTCTAAAGAAAGTTGGTCCA contains the following coding sequences:
- the zfp64 gene encoding zinc finger protein 64; this translates as MFCRRAAHAVAKPAENRLQWRGRGTTARIKVVKYFTGRLSAGVFVHMATFNGEGVNHLLVEVSPDIHICGFCKQQYNNVDHFFAHKQNCCQIPSTHISARSAGPSESFQTCVPKVKKPLTKAQKTSSKKLKPALSQKRHTCTFSGCTFKTQYGQKDMERHILTHTGERPFECELCHKRFSRRDKLNLHSRLHTGEKPHKCKYCSNAAADSSSLKKHLRIHYDERPFKCQICPYASRNSSQLTVHLRSHTGDAPFQCNQCDAKFKINSDLKRHTRVHSGEKPYKCELCEYRCAMKANLKSHVQLKHSASDSFRCSKCDFQCSTKAALRHHSRQHQPAQPLQCSECSYSCSSKGALKIHERVHSDERPFKCEHCSFASKQRSNLLIHRRKYHADKPDRQGRGSGMGEEPPKPLSSRYRARLEAARAFRCDLCEASFVREDSLRSHKRQHNSNVQQQSQTVTSVATNTSSSYSTAHLKIIMAPSIGPEATFVQASAGKPATVLLGPEDHDMLLNPVIQHVNMLAPESGLEHQTVLLAQIDSGESVSQSGTQNFLASCSASASDGTHTFITSCSDLESLHKLIQEGGTEVTVVTEGTPAIAASKEPANIDGSSSQEASKRAEDSLDMGPPETILVQSLPLAISTQDQQANKYHLSPHHLFSDSGTVDISDS